One genomic window of Haloferax mediterranei ATCC 33500 includes the following:
- a CDS encoding histidine kinase N-terminal 7TM domain-containing protein encodes MTGAGQSLYTYALFAAGILTGIVTLVVLGRFRLYSRRVRVPFALLSLSGSIWSTAYGFMFLAPIPGAELFYARLAWIGAAALPTIWLIFALVYAGDDQLLTRRMLAFLSVEPGVAIALALTNESHGLLASPTELWTSTGIELTSVPGTGPLLIAHIVYAAGIGITGLSVIGKTYLRTSGVHRRQAGFLILAGLVPLVAFAGELFWRAMWVNPVPISLGLSSIIVLWALFQYQLFDITPIARDAILSEMRDAVVILDDHNRVVESNGAASDLLTQPVSECIGQSILEVVPTPTEVRAVLHGRDRAEAVVDDGGVRRYFEVRSEPLGEESRNRARLLVFYDVTERRRTEEEFRALIENSRDVITVVDEDGVRKYTSPSMTEVLGYPTESLVGERVLNLVHPDDRERVKERLGEATDGDDPVRAEFRIRHKNGTWRRFETVGVNLLDDPAVNGIVLNSRDVTSRYRYEQRLRVLNRVLRHDLRNDMNVILGHADLLLEQRIPAESKDHARTIKRKATSLVELGEQTRHIDTTLNRGSTGLESIEVVGRIESQLDSIESDYPSAIVQRDLPDEMWVYADDLVESAIKNLIDNALEHNDRVIPEVSVTVEPTATSSDFVEIHIADNGPGVPDAEISVLESGIETPLQHISGLGLWLVHWIIDRSNGRLRFEENEPRGTIATIGLRRADQTVSVSDGGTVESETD; translated from the coding sequence ATGACGGGCGCTGGACAGTCCCTGTACACGTACGCGCTGTTCGCGGCGGGTATCCTCACTGGTATCGTGACGCTCGTGGTTCTCGGTCGATTCCGTCTCTATTCGCGTCGCGTTCGAGTCCCGTTCGCACTGCTTTCGCTCTCCGGAAGCATCTGGTCGACAGCGTATGGATTCATGTTTCTCGCCCCGATTCCCGGCGCTGAGCTATTCTACGCACGCCTCGCATGGATTGGTGCTGCGGCGCTTCCGACCATCTGGCTCATCTTTGCGCTCGTCTACGCCGGAGACGACCAACTTCTCACCCGGCGGATGCTTGCGTTTCTCTCCGTAGAACCAGGGGTCGCAATTGCCCTTGCGCTCACGAACGAATCTCACGGCCTGCTCGCGTCTCCGACGGAGCTCTGGACGAGCACCGGCATAGAACTCACCAGTGTGCCCGGAACGGGACCGCTTCTCATCGCACATATTGTCTACGCGGCCGGTATCGGTATCACCGGCTTGAGCGTCATCGGAAAGACGTACCTTAGAACGTCTGGGGTTCATCGGCGACAGGCCGGGTTTCTCATCCTCGCGGGATTGGTTCCGCTCGTTGCGTTCGCGGGTGAGTTATTTTGGCGAGCAATGTGGGTCAACCCAGTTCCGATATCACTCGGTCTCAGTTCGATAATCGTTCTCTGGGCACTCTTTCAGTACCAACTGTTCGACATCACTCCTATTGCGCGGGATGCGATTCTCTCGGAGATGCGTGACGCAGTCGTCATTCTCGACGACCACAATCGGGTCGTCGAGTCGAACGGTGCCGCGTCGGATTTACTCACCCAACCAGTTTCCGAGTGTATCGGTCAGTCGATTCTCGAAGTCGTCCCAACTCCAACGGAAGTCAGAGCCGTACTTCATGGACGTGACAGGGCAGAGGCGGTCGTCGACGATGGAGGTGTCCGCCGATATTTCGAAGTCCGGTCAGAACCGCTCGGTGAGGAATCTCGCAACCGCGCGAGACTGCTCGTCTTCTACGACGTAACTGAGCGACGACGGACCGAAGAGGAGTTTCGAGCACTCATCGAGAATTCGAGGGACGTTATCACGGTCGTTGATGAGGATGGCGTTCGAAAGTACACGAGTCCGTCGATGACCGAAGTCCTGGGATATCCGACTGAGTCACTCGTCGGCGAGCGAGTGCTCAACTTGGTCCACCCCGACGACAGAGAACGGGTCAAAGAGCGCCTAGGCGAGGCCACAGACGGTGACGACCCCGTCCGGGCGGAGTTCAGAATCCGCCACAAAAACGGGACGTGGCGTCGCTTTGAGACGGTTGGTGTCAACCTACTGGACGACCCTGCCGTGAATGGAATTGTGCTGAACTCTCGGGACGTGACGAGTCGGTATCGGTACGAACAACGACTCAGAGTCCTGAACCGCGTCCTTCGACACGACCTCAGAAACGATATGAACGTCATTCTCGGACACGCAGACCTACTCCTCGAACAACGCATCCCAGCCGAGTCCAAAGATCACGCGCGGACCATCAAGCGAAAAGCAACGTCGCTTGTCGAATTGGGCGAGCAGACGCGCCACATCGACACGACACTCAACCGTGGGTCGACCGGTCTCGAATCCATCGAGGTCGTTGGCCGAATCGAATCACAACTCGACAGCATCGAATCGGACTACCCGAGTGCTATCGTTCAACGAGACCTCCCCGACGAGATGTGGGTCTACGCTGACGACCTCGTCGAGTCGGCCATCAAGAACCTCATCGACAACGCCCTCGAACACAACGACCGCGTCATTCCCGAAGTCAGCGTTACCGTCGAACCGACAGCAACGTCGAGCGACTTCGTCGAGATTCACATCGCCGACAACGGTCCGGGTGTCCCAGATGCTGAAATTTCCGTCCTCGAATCGGGAATCGAGACGCCGCTGCAACACATCAGTGGACTCGGTCTCTGGTTGGTCCACTGGATTATCGACCGCTCTAACGGTCGGCTTCGTTTCGAAGAGAACGAACCTCGTGGAACCATTGCGACGATTGGACTCAGGAGAGCGGACCAGACGGTATCGGTCAGCGACGGCGGGACAGTAGAAAGCGAAACGGACTAA
- a CDS encoding ABC transporter substrate-binding protein — translation MDRRTLLKLSGLSLLGATAGCLESEDDTTPTEGNGGGGGEETTTTDDGGNGGSAYTIGMVDSLTGSLAPYGERNTRGRELALEAVNEVGIGSNDASLNIAVEDDESTNQGGVSAAQKLVNQNDVPLLIGSVGSGVSIAIHDSVTKGSGVVQISQNSTSPELTSRPELLRMSPSGAAKGTALANLVNDDGHDTVAVTWINNDYGTGLSDVFAETFESELGGTVAYNEPHDQGQSSYSGILTEMASTDASAWVFITYANEFTVMANEGFDQGYNTQFDYYGAESTIADSIVKNTPPGSMNGMKGITESAPKDQENYQNFVSAFKSNYDTTPTVWSAYAYDAVTVAALAVEAADEFTGDALSDVVRDVTRPEGEEVFNFEEAAAILRDGGSPSDINYQGVSGPVDLDENGDPPGFYQVYSVEEHEYAFGDYITS, via the coding sequence ATGGATCGTAGAACACTGCTGAAGTTGTCGGGACTGTCACTTCTCGGAGCGACCGCCGGTTGTCTCGAAAGTGAAGACGATACGACACCAACTGAGGGCAACGGCGGTGGTGGCGGTGAAGAGACGACAACCACGGACGACGGCGGAAACGGCGGTTCCGCGTATACTATCGGAATGGTCGATTCCCTCACTGGATCGCTTGCCCCGTACGGCGAGCGCAACACTCGCGGCCGCGAACTCGCACTCGAAGCAGTCAACGAAGTTGGCATCGGCTCGAACGATGCATCTCTCAACATCGCTGTCGAAGACGACGAGAGTACGAACCAAGGCGGTGTCAGCGCCGCACAGAAGCTCGTCAACCAGAACGACGTTCCGCTTCTCATCGGTTCTGTCGGTTCAGGCGTTTCTATTGCTATCCACGACAGCGTCACGAAGGGTTCCGGTGTCGTCCAAATCAGTCAGAACAGTACGAGTCCGGAACTGACGTCCCGTCCGGAGCTTCTCCGTATGAGTCCGTCCGGCGCGGCGAAGGGGACCGCGCTCGCGAATCTCGTCAACGACGACGGCCACGACACCGTCGCCGTAACGTGGATTAACAACGACTACGGGACGGGCCTTTCTGACGTGTTCGCGGAAACGTTCGAATCCGAGCTTGGCGGGACCGTCGCCTACAACGAACCGCACGACCAGGGGCAGTCGTCGTACAGCGGTATCCTCACGGAGATGGCCTCTACCGATGCCTCCGCGTGGGTGTTCATCACCTACGCAAACGAGTTCACCGTGATGGCAAACGAAGGGTTCGACCAAGGGTACAACACGCAGTTTGACTACTACGGCGCTGAGTCGACGATTGCAGACTCCATCGTCAAGAACACTCCTCCGGGCAGCATGAACGGAATGAAGGGTATCACCGAAAGCGCTCCGAAGGACCAGGAGAACTACCAGAACTTCGTTTCCGCGTTCAAGTCCAACTACGATACGACGCCGACGGTCTGGTCCGCCTACGCCTACGACGCTGTGACCGTTGCGGCACTCGCCGTTGAGGCGGCCGACGAGTTCACCGGCGACGCGCTCTCCGATGTCGTCCGCGACGTAACCCGTCCGGAGGGCGAGGAGGTGTTCAACTTCGAGGAGGCCGCGGCGATTCTCCGCGACGGTGGTTCACCGAGCGACATCAACTATCAGGGCGTCAGCGGTCCTGTCGACCTCGATGAGAACGGTGACCCGCCGGGGTTCTACCAGGTGTACAGCGTCGAGGAACACGAGTACGCCTTCGGCGACTACATCACGAGCTAA
- a CDS encoding branched-chain amino acid ABC transporter permease, which produces MSSPVTWVNETLLRDATERRIFATLAIITALLVVGVLAGAIGPRFLLFQIALVGMYALLSLGLNVQWGYAGLINFSVAAFWGLGAYSAALLTAPNSPLGLGLHPVYGFLAAIVVSAVVAILIGIPTLRLREDYLAIASLGLAEVIRVIILNERQWTAGSSGISGIPNLLSWLPLTSAATTASVVVVLIALVYLFLRRIHRSPWGRVLRTIRSDEDLAKALGKDTYRFKMQAFVIGSVIMAIAGAFYAHLNLYIDPTDLVPLTTFYIWIAVILGGTGSNRGAVVGAAVVIAIREGTRFLNDIGFIQSLGLDLAPLRLLFVGALIILIMRFRQDGLLPPKDELIWPSAHKGGADTGSSASVSSDGGNVSSESTTDSSSNGGDNQ; this is translated from the coding sequence ATGAGTAGCCCCGTCACGTGGGTGAACGAAACGCTTCTTCGCGACGCAACCGAGCGGCGCATCTTCGCCACGCTGGCAATCATCACCGCGCTCCTCGTGGTCGGCGTCCTCGCGGGTGCCATCGGGCCGCGGTTCTTGCTGTTCCAAATCGCGCTCGTGGGGATGTACGCGCTGCTCTCGCTCGGACTCAACGTCCAGTGGGGCTACGCGGGACTCATCAACTTCAGCGTCGCCGCGTTCTGGGGACTCGGTGCCTACAGCGCCGCGCTGTTGACAGCACCGAACTCCCCGCTCGGCCTCGGCCTGCACCCAGTGTACGGATTCCTCGCGGCCATCGTCGTCAGCGCAGTCGTCGCGATACTCATCGGTATCCCGACGCTTCGCCTGCGCGAGGACTACCTCGCAATCGCCAGTCTTGGACTGGCCGAAGTCATCCGCGTCATCATTCTGAACGAGCGGCAGTGGACCGCTGGGTCGAGCGGCATCAGCGGCATCCCGAACTTACTTTCGTGGTTGCCGCTGACCAGCGCCGCGACGACGGCCAGTGTCGTCGTCGTTCTCATCGCGCTCGTCTACCTGTTCCTGCGGCGTATCCACCGCTCGCCGTGGGGTCGCGTCCTGCGGACCATCCGGTCCGACGAAGACCTCGCAAAGGCCCTCGGAAAGGACACGTATCGGTTCAAGATGCAGGCGTTCGTCATCGGCAGCGTCATCATGGCAATCGCCGGGGCGTTCTACGCGCACCTGAACCTCTACATCGACCCAACCGACCTCGTTCCCCTGACGACGTTCTACATCTGGATCGCCGTCATCCTCGGCGGCACCGGGTCGAACCGGGGTGCCGTCGTCGGTGCGGCCGTCGTCATCGCCATCCGCGAGGGGACGCGCTTCCTCAACGACATCGGGTTCATCCAATCGCTCGGACTCGACTTGGCACCGCTTCGGTTGCTGTTCGTCGGGGCCCTCATCATCCTCATTATGCGGTTCCGGCAGGACGGACTCCTTCCACCGAAGGACGAACTCATCTGGCCGTCGGCACACAAAGGAGGTGCCGATACGGGCAGTTCCGCGTCGGTATCGTCTGACGGCGGGAACGTTTCCAGCGAAAGCACGACAGACTCCTCATCGAACGGAGGTGACAACCAATGA
- a CDS encoding FlaD/FlaE family flagellar protein: MPRDPRHYDFAERRRPADGRSDARFDWADEPTDRAWSDVARKRLLATTAAVTSDGQPFLETIPRTPHAEQILLDWCTHLVERLGGRGAMEMVSYYRDIGWIGDDPHDTIHERILSFTVPEDFENAPTEEDHIQSFSYIARLSAMHDSD; the protein is encoded by the coding sequence ATGCCGCGCGACCCACGTCACTACGATTTTGCCGAGCGCCGTCGTCCCGCAGACGGTAGGAGCGATGCGCGGTTCGACTGGGCCGACGAACCGACGGACCGGGCTTGGAGCGATGTCGCCCGGAAGCGGTTGCTCGCAACGACTGCGGCGGTCACATCGGATGGGCAACCGTTCCTCGAAACGATTCCGCGAACTCCCCACGCAGAGCAGATACTCCTCGATTGGTGTACCCATCTCGTCGAACGACTCGGCGGCCGCGGGGCAATGGAGATGGTCTCGTACTATCGGGATATCGGCTGGATTGGCGACGACCCTCACGACACGATTCACGAGCGAATCCTCTCGTTTACCGTGCCCGAGGATTTCGAAAACGCACCGACCGAAGAAGACCACATCCAGAGTTTCTCGTACATCGCGCGACTGTCGGCGATGCACGATTCGGACTGA
- a CDS encoding acyl-CoA dehydrogenase family protein — protein sequence MDFDLPAEHRMIRDTVREFCEEEIAPIAQDIEDEHRFPAEIFDQLADLDVMGVPIDAEYGGLGGDQLMYALVVEELGRVSGGIGLSYAAHVSLASKPLELFGTEAQKEEWLTPLARGEHMGGWALTEPGSGSDASDMDTIAEKDGDGYVIDGTKQFITNASVAGSVLVKAVTDPGAGYDGISTFIVDPKNDDGFEVTTEWDKMGLNCSPTCELSFDDCWVSEDRLLGEEGEGWEQTKKTLDGGRISIAALSVGLAQGAYEHAKGYAKEREQFGQPISKFDAIRDKLVSMYRKTERARLLTHKAATLYDNGEDVNRESALAKLDASEAAREVSEDAVQVLGGYGYTEDFAPQRFYRDAKLMEIGEGTSEIQHLIIGRQLGL from the coding sequence ATGGACTTCGACCTCCCGGCCGAACACCGGATGATTCGCGATACCGTCCGTGAGTTCTGCGAAGAAGAGATTGCTCCCATCGCACAGGACATCGAGGACGAACACCGGTTCCCCGCGGAGATATTCGACCAGTTGGCCGACCTGGACGTGATGGGCGTCCCTATCGACGCCGAGTACGGTGGTCTCGGCGGCGACCAGTTGATGTACGCGCTCGTCGTCGAAGAACTCGGTCGCGTCTCGGGTGGCATCGGCCTGTCGTACGCCGCCCACGTCAGCCTCGCGTCGAAGCCGCTGGAGCTGTTCGGAACCGAAGCACAGAAAGAAGAATGGCTCACGCCGCTTGCGAGGGGCGAGCACATGGGTGGGTGGGCACTCACTGAACCCGGTTCCGGAAGCGACGCGAGCGACATGGATACAATCGCCGAGAAGGACGGCGACGGCTACGTCATCGACGGCACGAAGCAGTTCATCACGAACGCGAGCGTCGCTGGCTCGGTGCTCGTGAAAGCAGTCACCGACCCCGGCGCGGGCTACGACGGCATCTCGACGTTCATCGTCGACCCGAAGAACGACGACGGCTTCGAGGTGACCACCGAGTGGGACAAGATGGGTCTCAACTGCTCGCCGACGTGTGAACTCTCCTTCGACGACTGCTGGGTGTCCGAAGACCGACTTCTCGGCGAAGAAGGTGAGGGCTGGGAGCAGACGAAGAAGACGCTCGACGGCGGGCGAATCTCCATCGCTGCGCTGTCCGTCGGACTCGCACAGGGCGCATACGAACACGCCAAGGGATACGCCAAAGAACGCGAGCAGTTCGGCCAGCCGATTTCGAAGTTCGACGCTATCCGCGACAAACTCGTCTCGATGTACCGCAAGACCGAGCGCGCGCGCCTGCTTACGCACAAGGCGGCGACGCTGTACGACAACGGCGAGGATGTCAACCGCGAGTCCGCACTGGCGAAACTCGACGCCTCAGAGGCTGCCCGTGAAGTCTCCGAAGACGCGGTGCAGGTACTCGGTGGCTACGGCTACACCGAAGACTTCGCTCCCCAGCGGTTCTACCGCGACGCGAAACTGATGGAAATCGGCGAGGGGACAAGCGAGATTCAGCACCTCATCATCGGTCGCCAACTCGGACTCTAA
- a CDS encoding ABC transporter ATP-binding protein: MNDDAYEGATLGKDDVVLKTVDLEKAFGGLVATDDVSIEVERGTITGMIGPNGAGKSTLFNLISGFYELDDGRVMVNGEDVTKLEPHKRARKGLVRTFQTPRRLEGMSVREAMLVGPGPQAGESIFSLFFSGKGVTSEERANIEQARELLERFEIAHLIDQPSTDLSGGQLKLVELARAFTTNPDILLLDEPVAGVNPTLANDIKRFIRELNEEGQTFLIIEHDMPFIMDLADPIIVLDQGKVLMEGRPKEVQSDDRVIEAYLGGAGP, encoded by the coding sequence ATGAACGACGACGCGTACGAGGGAGCAACCCTCGGCAAGGACGACGTGGTACTGAAAACGGTCGACCTCGAGAAGGCCTTCGGTGGTCTCGTCGCCACCGACGACGTGTCTATCGAAGTCGAACGCGGAACCATCACGGGAATGATTGGCCCGAACGGCGCGGGGAAATCCACGCTGTTCAACCTCATCTCCGGGTTCTACGAACTCGACGACGGACGCGTCATGGTCAACGGCGAAGACGTGACCAAGTTGGAACCGCACAAGCGCGCCCGGAAGGGACTCGTTCGGACGTTCCAGACGCCCCGGCGACTCGAAGGAATGTCCGTCCGAGAGGCGATGTTGGTCGGACCCGGCCCACAGGCCGGTGAGTCTATCTTCTCGCTTTTCTTCTCGGGCAAGGGCGTCACGAGCGAAGAGCGGGCGAACATCGAACAGGCGCGCGAACTCCTCGAACGGTTCGAAATTGCGCACCTCATCGACCAACCGTCGACCGACCTCTCCGGCGGGCAGTTGAAACTCGTCGAGTTGGCGCGGGCGTTCACGACGAACCCCGATATCCTGCTTCTCGACGAACCGGTTGCGGGGGTCAACCCGACGCTCGCAAACGACATCAAGCGGTTCATCCGCGAACTCAACGAGGAGGGCCAGACCTTCCTCATCATCGAACACGACATGCCATTCATCATGGACCTCGCCGACCCCATCATCGTCCTCGACCAGGGGAAGGTGCTCATGGAAGGCAGGCCGAAGGAAGTTCAGTCGGACGACCGCGTCATCGAGGCGTACCTCGGAGGTGCCGGACCATGA
- a CDS encoding universal stress protein produces MYSQILFPTDGSECADAALDHALEHAKMYDASLRVLYVADVREVGHASPTISLERVRDALHESGNSVLDRVAERAEAAGVEVETVVSEGTPASEILRHADDEAVDLVVMGTHGRSGLDRYLIGSVAERVVRGSSAPVLTVRQDSE; encoded by the coding sequence ATGTACTCTCAAATCCTCTTTCCGACCGACGGAAGCGAGTGCGCAGACGCAGCGCTCGACCACGCGCTCGAACACGCCAAGATGTACGATGCGTCGCTTCGTGTACTCTACGTCGCGGATGTCCGCGAGGTCGGCCACGCATCGCCGACAATCTCTCTCGAACGAGTCCGAGACGCCCTCCACGAAAGCGGCAACAGCGTTCTCGACCGAGTCGCAGAGAGAGCAGAAGCGGCCGGTGTCGAAGTCGAGACTGTCGTCTCAGAGGGAACACCAGCCAGTGAGATACTTCGCCACGCCGACGATGAAGCGGTCGACCTCGTGGTAATGGGGACCCACGGTCGGAGCGGTCTCGACCGCTACCTCATCGGCAGCGTCGCCGAGCGGGTGGTCCGCGGCTCGTCGGCTCCGGTGTTGACCGTTCGACAGGATTCGGAGTAG
- a CDS encoding ABC transporter ATP-binding protein, with translation MTERALDVEAVDSGYGEVQVLRDLSLHLDSDEIVCIIGPNGAGKSTVLKTVFGLLKPWTGSVELAGRDITGEDPEDLVRTGMGYVPQVDNVFSSLTIEENLRMGGVARKEGLQARIDELYDQFPILDEKRTAKARTLSGGQRQVLAFARALVMEPDVLLIDEPSAGLAPNIVQSVFEDVQKVNELGTAVLMVEQNAREGLAISDRGYVLDQGTVAYEGDADGLLDDPEVSRLYMGGADYEGVEGQ, from the coding sequence ATGACGGAGCGCGCACTCGACGTGGAGGCCGTCGACAGCGGCTACGGCGAGGTACAGGTCCTCCGCGACCTCTCGTTGCACCTCGATTCCGACGAAATCGTCTGTATCATCGGGCCGAACGGTGCGGGGAAATCGACCGTCCTCAAGACGGTCTTCGGGCTTCTCAAACCGTGGACCGGGTCGGTCGAACTCGCCGGACGCGACATCACCGGCGAGGACCCGGAAGACCTCGTCCGAACCGGGATGGGCTACGTCCCGCAGGTGGACAACGTCTTCTCCTCGCTCACAATCGAGGAGAATCTCCGGATGGGTGGCGTCGCCCGTAAGGAAGGGCTGCAAGCCCGAATCGACGAGTTGTACGACCAGTTCCCCATCCTCGACGAAAAGCGGACCGCGAAGGCACGGACGCTCTCCGGCGGCCAACGGCAGGTGCTCGCGTTCGCCCGTGCGCTCGTCATGGAACCCGACGTGCTCCTCATCGACGAGCCTTCGGCGGGCCTCGCGCCGAACATCGTCCAGTCGGTGTTCGAAGACGTACAGAAAGTAAACGAACTCGGCACGGCGGTCCTGATGGTCGAACAGAACGCCCGTGAGGGCCTCGCCATCTCCGACCGCGGCTACGTCCTCGACCAAGGGACCGTCGCCTACGAGGGCGACGCCGATGGACTCCTCGACGACCCGGAAGTCTCGCGTCTCTACATGGGCGGCGCGGACTACGAGGGTGTCGAAGGGCAGTAA
- a CDS encoding branched-chain amino acid ABC transporter permease translates to MIPLQISPFQYVVNGVVFSSIIVLAAIGLSLVYSIADFANFAHGDLMTVGAFSALFSVAVLQPALGDMGLFGLPLWFFLALVIGMGAAAIIAVLTDRFIYQPMEGTESIGLLISSIGVALVYRALVFLSFGTDAERYGVPRQGPIPWIQESFGVAVTPRNLVVVALTVVLVTALHLTLTRTTLGRKMRATADNADLARVSGIRTSEVIIAMWLIGGALAAAGGVFLGLEELVRPRMGFDILLIVFAAVILGGIGSVYGAMLGGLVIGMVHELVPLFNQWGVIPVGSRYAAAVAFVIMVAILLVRPSGIAGDSG, encoded by the coding sequence GTGATTCCGCTCCAGATTAGCCCCTTCCAGTACGTCGTCAACGGCGTGGTGTTTTCGAGCATTATCGTGCTCGCGGCCATCGGACTATCGTTAGTGTACAGCATCGCGGACTTCGCGAACTTCGCTCACGGCGACCTCATGACCGTGGGCGCGTTCTCCGCGCTGTTCTCGGTGGCAGTCCTGCAACCGGCGCTGGGCGACATGGGCTTGTTCGGCCTTCCGCTCTGGTTCTTCCTCGCACTCGTAATTGGGATGGGTGCGGCGGCGATTATCGCGGTACTGACCGACCGCTTCATCTACCAACCGATGGAGGGGACTGAATCTATCGGGCTTCTCATTTCGAGTATCGGTGTAGCGCTCGTCTACCGAGCACTCGTGTTCCTCTCGTTCGGAACCGACGCCGAGCGCTACGGCGTTCCTCGGCAGGGACCGATTCCGTGGATTCAAGAATCGTTCGGCGTAGCCGTCACGCCGCGGAACCTCGTGGTCGTCGCCCTCACGGTCGTGCTCGTGACGGCGCTCCACCTGACGCTGACGCGGACGACACTCGGCCGGAAGATGCGCGCGACCGCCGACAACGCGGACCTCGCGCGGGTCAGCGGAATCCGTACCAGCGAAGTCATCATCGCGATGTGGCTCATCGGCGGCGCACTCGCGGCCGCAGGCGGCGTCTTCCTCGGACTGGAAGAACTCGTCCGGCCGCGCATGGGCTTCGACATCCTGCTTATCGTGTTCGCGGCGGTCATTCTCGGCGGCATCGGCTCCGTCTACGGTGCGATGCTCGGCGGACTCGTCATCGGGATGGTCCACGAACTCGTTCCCCTGTTCAACCAGTGGGGCGTCATCCCCGTCGGGTCGCGGTACGCCGCGGCCGTCGCGTTCGTCATCATGGTCGCAATCTTGCTTGTTCGCCCGAGCGGAATCGCGGGTGATAGCGGATGA
- a CDS encoding RIO1 family regulatory kinase/ATPase domain-containing protein: MDLRRLVRGRVDWPRLETVARELARRYDRDSLHIRFLEADNWLSTPMVVDNEWFVKVISRQNSLVHALFTTGRNLGAFSSGTEGFFEHFGTPFQMAKHELEATKHLRDIGLNAPAPVEAFEVDGLGVLVLEYLPNFHTLDTAPRDEVVSLAPDLFAALARMHNNHLAHGDLRAENVLVRDDGIYFIDATNVNDEGMHDARSYDLACGLAALEPHIGAKQAVEAAVESYEPDELLDAIDFLDFVNIRPDHDFDAAALKGEIEKHAM; this comes from the coding sequence ATGGACCTCCGTCGGCTCGTCCGCGGCCGTGTTGACTGGCCGCGTCTCGAGACGGTCGCTCGCGAACTCGCGCGTCGATACGACCGCGACAGCCTCCACATTCGGTTTCTCGAGGCGGACAACTGGCTTTCTACCCCGATGGTCGTCGACAACGAGTGGTTCGTCAAGGTCATCTCCCGACAGAACTCGCTCGTTCACGCGCTGTTTACCACCGGGCGGAATCTCGGCGCGTTCTCCAGCGGAACTGAGGGTTTTTTCGAACACTTCGGGACGCCGTTCCAGATGGCCAAACACGAGTTAGAGGCGACAAAACACCTCCGAGATATCGGGCTTAACGCGCCCGCACCCGTCGAAGCCTTCGAAGTCGACGGTCTCGGCGTCCTCGTCCTGGAGTACCTCCCGAACTTCCACACACTCGATACCGCCCCGAGAGACGAGGTCGTCTCGCTCGCGCCCGACCTCTTTGCGGCGCTCGCGCGGATGCACAACAACCACCTCGCACACGGCGACCTCCGAGCCGAGAACGTTCTCGTCCGCGACGATGGCATCTACTTCATCGACGCGACGAACGTCAACGACGAAGGAATGCACGATGCCCGGTCGTACGACCTCGCGTGCGGATTGGCGGCGCTCGAACCGCACATTGGCGCAAAACAGGCGGTCGAAGCGGCGGTCGAATCGTACGAACCCGACGAACTCCTCGATGCCATCGACTTCCTCGATTTCGTCAACATCCGCCCGGACCACGACTTCGACGCCGCGGCGCTCAAAGGCGAGATAGAAAAACACGCGATGTAG